Proteins co-encoded in one Streptomyces sp. JH34 genomic window:
- a CDS encoding aroma-sacti cluster domain-containing protein: MTRPSEGNGSPRAPEGDERPPLPDALYEAGLPVDMLTDEQRLVLSELTEDELAVLLDIKSRLDAVEPEVQAHGEIAGGALF, from the coding sequence ATGACCCGACCATCCGAAGGCAACGGCAGCCCCCGGGCGCCCGAAGGCGACGAACGGCCGCCGCTGCCCGACGCGTTGTACGAGGCCGGACTGCCGGTGGACATGCTCACCGACGAGCAGCGCCTCGTGCTCAGCGAGCTCACGGAGGACGAGCTCGCCGTGCTGCTCGACATCAAGAGCCGGCTGGACGCGGTGGAACCCGAGGTCCAGGCGCACGGCGAGATCGCCGGCGGCGCCCTGTTCTGA
- a CDS encoding iron-containing redox enzyme family protein, with translation MSAPGPSSSARLRITLRLLDTELLGAMEHMWRAEELLPRYRNYLCAMHAVVRASVPLMERALERAVSLDVRGDPLAGPLAAYLREHIQEEKGHDTWLLEDILAAGSPPGDALGPMPPPVVAALAGSQYYWVEHHHPVVLLGYIAVLEGYAPAADLTSRIAATTGLPDAALRTVREHAALDTGHLDELYALLDRLPLTRGQESDVTVSAMHSLDALTRLFVRLGRSAAAPPPRRAGPSTPTGVTP, from the coding sequence GTGAGCGCCCCGGGGCCGAGTTCCTCGGCGCGGCTGCGGATCACCCTGCGGCTGCTGGACACGGAACTGCTGGGCGCGATGGAGCACATGTGGCGCGCCGAGGAGCTGCTGCCCCGCTACCGGAACTACCTGTGCGCCATGCACGCCGTGGTGCGGGCCTCCGTCCCGCTGATGGAACGCGCCCTGGAACGCGCCGTATCGCTGGACGTCCGCGGTGACCCGCTGGCCGGCCCGCTGGCGGCGTACCTGCGCGAGCACATCCAGGAGGAGAAGGGCCACGACACGTGGCTGCTGGAGGACATCCTGGCGGCGGGTTCGCCGCCGGGGGACGCGCTCGGTCCGATGCCCCCGCCGGTCGTCGCCGCGCTCGCGGGCTCCCAGTACTACTGGGTCGAGCACCACCACCCGGTGGTTCTGCTCGGCTACATCGCGGTGCTGGAAGGGTACGCGCCCGCCGCGGACCTGACGTCCCGGATCGCGGCGACGACCGGCCTGCCGGACGCCGCCCTGCGGACGGTGCGGGAGCACGCGGCCCTGGACACGGGACACCTGGACGAGCTGTACGCGCTGCTGGACCGGTTGCCGCTGACACGTGGCCAGGAGTCCGACGTGACGGTCAGCGCCATGCACTCCCTCGACGCGCTCACCCGGCTGTTCGTCCGGCTCGGGCGCTCCGCGGCGGCACCGCCGCCTCGGAGGGCCGGACCCTCCACACCGACGGGAGTCACCCCATGA
- a CDS encoding radical SAM protein codes for MELGELVGRRPFPAAGLLLGLTRRCPLSCAHCSTGSSLTTREEPDAGRLVRFVGSFTRENRPDVVMLTGGEPLLLPALVEELSARARAAGSRTALLSGMFFARSREIPPPVLRAIRGVDHFSASLDAHHEREIPRADVFRAVHRIRETGVAVSFHLTGEGADDPYLADITRAVDSEFGGQVPSLVNEVRAFGRAASWAAPARTGPEAGTVSPCAMAAWPVVAFDGAVLACCNQDTVDLRPAPAHLYLGHVDTDDWATVRGRALESPVLRMIRTVGPAHLAARAGASPGGASYCHGCRALGADDRVADEARSVAAGAVGALLDLTAARRGAAEGPVGVVRHHGCAAYAPLVLARVPAGDGSR; via the coding sequence ATGGAACTCGGCGAACTCGTCGGCCGGCGGCCCTTCCCCGCCGCCGGCCTGCTGCTCGGCCTCACCCGGCGTTGCCCGCTGAGCTGTGCCCACTGCTCGACCGGCTCGTCCCTCACGACACGGGAGGAACCGGACGCCGGCCGGCTGGTGCGCTTCGTCGGCTCGTTCACCCGGGAGAACCGCCCCGACGTGGTGATGCTGACCGGTGGCGAACCGCTGCTGCTGCCCGCGCTCGTCGAGGAACTGAGCGCCCGGGCCCGCGCCGCCGGATCGCGTACGGCCCTGCTCAGCGGCATGTTCTTCGCCCGCTCCCGGGAGATCCCGCCCCCGGTCCTGCGCGCGATCAGGGGCGTGGACCACTTCTCCGCCAGCCTCGACGCCCACCACGAGCGGGAGATCCCCCGGGCCGACGTGTTCCGCGCGGTGCACCGGATCCGGGAGACGGGTGTGGCGGTGAGCTTCCACCTCACCGGCGAGGGGGCGGACGACCCCTACCTCGCGGACATCACCCGCGCCGTCGACTCGGAGTTCGGCGGCCAGGTCCCCTCCCTGGTCAACGAGGTGCGGGCGTTCGGGCGGGCCGCCTCCTGGGCCGCCCCCGCCCGCACCGGCCCGGAGGCCGGCACGGTGTCCCCGTGCGCCATGGCCGCCTGGCCGGTGGTCGCCTTCGACGGCGCGGTGCTCGCCTGCTGCAACCAGGACACCGTGGACCTGCGGCCGGCCCCCGCCCACCTGTACCTCGGCCACGTCGACACGGACGACTGGGCGACCGTACGCGGCCGGGCCCTGGAGTCACCGGTGCTGCGCATGATCCGCACGGTCGGCCCCGCCCATCTCGCCGCGCGCGCCGGGGCCTCCCCCGGCGGCGCCTCCTACTGCCACGGCTGCCGTGCCCTGGGAGCGGACGACAGGGTCGCGGACGAGGCCCGTTCGGTGGCGGCCGGGGCCGTCGGAGCACTGCTGGACCTGACCGCGGCGCGCCGCGGGGCGGCCGAGGGCCCGGTGGGCGTCGTACGGCACCACGGCTGTGCCGCGTACGCGCCCCTGGTCCTGGCCCGCGTTCCCGCCGGGGACGGTTCCCGGTGA
- a CDS encoding MFS transporter produces MTTPLRGNRDFRLLWLSGLFAVLGGQMSALALPLLVLKETGSAVQAGAIGTVSVGTVLITMLPGGVMADRVERRRLMRVCDVGSLIVVTALTVAVWSGHVPMPLVLLCAAAGAVIGSVYGPAVFGLMRAVVPADQMGTATARLQARTQTARLVGPLVGGALFGIHPALPFAAEALGLFLSTVCVALVRTRSRARAKAGAVFSRRELLAGLTFLWGLPYLRTVLLVFGLGMNFAFGALTFTALTAFSDGGTSGVGGGFVLTCVSAGALSGALLAPRISPARHSRVLIVATCWTCVAAAGVMAWISRPLVAGIMCALTMCLSTIASIGFLSKLLVVTPEEKVGRVQSAAGFLSSMVQPFGPLTGGALLTAFGARWAFALTGCVLAVSALVVTFARSARTEPSPPPAEEPTGRQEPGNEPGTGTEPGAGPARAPAGANPSGTGD; encoded by the coding sequence ATGACCACGCCGCTGCGCGGCAACAGGGATTTCCGGCTGCTCTGGCTGAGCGGCCTCTTCGCGGTCCTGGGCGGGCAGATGAGTGCCCTCGCCCTTCCGCTGCTGGTGCTCAAGGAGACCGGATCGGCGGTGCAGGCCGGAGCCATCGGGACGGTGTCCGTGGGAACCGTGCTGATCACGATGCTGCCCGGCGGGGTGATGGCCGACCGTGTCGAACGCCGCCGGCTGATGCGGGTCTGCGACGTCGGCAGCCTGATCGTCGTCACCGCCCTCACCGTTGCCGTCTGGTCCGGACACGTCCCCATGCCACTCGTCCTGCTCTGCGCCGCGGCGGGCGCGGTGATCGGCAGCGTCTACGGGCCGGCTGTCTTCGGCCTCATGCGCGCGGTCGTCCCGGCCGACCAGATGGGCACCGCCACCGCGCGGCTCCAGGCACGCACCCAGACCGCCCGGCTCGTCGGACCACTCGTCGGGGGAGCACTGTTCGGCATCCACCCGGCCCTGCCGTTCGCGGCCGAGGCGCTGGGCCTGTTCCTGTCGACCGTCTGCGTGGCCCTCGTACGCACCCGCTCCCGGGCCAGGGCGAAGGCGGGCGCCGTGTTCAGCCGGCGCGAACTCCTCGCGGGCCTGACCTTCCTGTGGGGCCTGCCCTACCTCCGTACGGTCCTCCTCGTGTTCGGGCTGGGCATGAACTTCGCGTTCGGGGCGCTCACCTTCACCGCCCTGACCGCGTTCTCCGACGGGGGCACGTCGGGGGTCGGCGGCGGCTTCGTCCTCACCTGCGTCTCCGCCGGGGCACTGTCCGGGGCGCTGCTCGCGCCGCGGATCAGCCCCGCCCGGCACTCCCGGGTCCTGATCGTGGCCACCTGCTGGACCTGTGTGGCGGCCGCCGGGGTCATGGCCTGGATCAGCCGGCCGCTGGTGGCCGGGATCATGTGCGCGCTCACCATGTGCCTGTCGACGATCGCCAGCATCGGATTCCTCTCGAAGCTCCTGGTCGTGACCCCGGAGGAGAAGGTGGGCCGGGTCCAGAGCGCGGCGGGCTTCCTGTCCTCCATGGTCCAGCCGTTCGGGCCGCTGACCGGAGGCGCCCTGCTGACCGCTTTCGGCGCACGCTGGGCCTTCGCCCTGACCGGTTGCGTGCTGGCCGTCTCCGCCCTCGTGGTCACCTTCGCCCGCTCGGCGCGGACGGAACCGTCCCCGCCGCCGGCGGAGGAGCCCACCGGCCGGCAGGAGCCCGGGAACGAGCCCGGGACCGGCACCGAGCCCGGGGCGGGACCGGCCCGCGCACCTGCGGGCGCGAACCCCTCCGGCACCGGGGACTGA
- the lanKC gene encoding class III lanthionine synthetase LanKC — MPGIQDTQLYCLADRTYFDTPARLPDEESRYRLDTDPPPEGWRREAVGLWTSLVPEGVKPAEQGWKIHVSTVPGEAEATLRDTARICVRHGVPFKFLRSEKALLLVAGKHMNRSGAGKFIAAYPPDETVFLALADELSRTLAGRSGPYILSDLRIGGAPVYTRYGAYVPRWCDDAEGRRVLALRDPSGKLVPDERGVVFRMPSWVQVPEALRPHLAARAAARDDTFPYKVTGALQFSNAGGIYVAEDTGTGERVVLREARPHCGLDAAGDDAVTRLHREHRALTALAGLDCVPRVYGVRTVWEHHFLIEEHIEGNTLLEEIVARFALVRGADSADELAPYVAWTESVTGELSRALEAIHARGLRFGDLHPSNIIVRPDGRIALVDFEYATALDDKDTPLAGAQGLQAPQGTPGAEADAYALWATWLNMLMPVMEMAGLERAKALTLERWARRRYSLPAGAGPRRPRLLHVPDASRRREDEVAALFEGPEVDWAGIRTRLLAGIHAGATPGRADRLFPGGPDLFATGGTDLVNGAAGVLYALHRTGAPVPEEWTDWLAAAALRRDPAGAGGLYDGLPGAALVLFLLGRAEQGREVWERATSLAPATASADLFTGRAGTALAALRMARVDGAAPDPRLVDDALRTARDLDRLVQGEQVDGLRLPESAGLLRGLSGAALLLLELHTLTGEEWLRRAARTALGREAGHLVTMDDGSLQVKDGRRHLLYLGQGSSGVALVAQAYTARYEDEELSALIPGVAQGCAMEFVREPGLFTGRAGLAATAGQLDPVTRTGPGVLASVRNLAWHLVADEDRLLVPGATLRRFSADLGTGAAGLLLALHFLSGGRDGGAEEDGPRVQRAGVNLPGLLELLTLG; from the coding sequence GTGCCAGGCATCCAGGACACCCAGTTGTATTGCCTCGCCGACCGTACGTACTTCGACACCCCGGCCCGGCTGCCCGACGAGGAGTCGCGGTACCGGCTCGACACCGATCCGCCTCCGGAGGGCTGGCGCCGTGAGGCCGTGGGGCTGTGGACCTCACTGGTGCCCGAGGGGGTGAAACCGGCCGAGCAGGGCTGGAAGATCCATGTGTCCACCGTCCCCGGCGAGGCCGAGGCCACCCTGCGCGACACCGCCCGGATCTGCGTCCGCCACGGTGTGCCCTTCAAATTCCTGCGCAGCGAGAAGGCGTTGCTGCTGGTGGCGGGCAAGCACATGAACCGCAGCGGCGCGGGCAAGTTCATCGCGGCCTACCCGCCCGACGAGACCGTGTTCCTCGCGCTGGCCGACGAGCTGTCCCGGACGCTGGCGGGACGCAGCGGCCCCTACATCCTCAGCGACCTGCGGATCGGCGGCGCACCGGTCTACACGCGCTACGGCGCCTACGTGCCCCGCTGGTGCGACGACGCCGAGGGCCGCCGGGTCCTCGCCCTGCGGGACCCGTCCGGGAAGCTCGTCCCCGACGAGCGCGGTGTGGTGTTCCGGATGCCTTCCTGGGTCCAGGTCCCCGAGGCACTGCGGCCGCACCTCGCGGCGCGTGCCGCCGCCCGCGACGACACCTTCCCTTACAAGGTCACCGGAGCTCTCCAGTTCTCCAACGCCGGTGGGATCTACGTCGCCGAGGACACCGGGACGGGAGAGCGCGTGGTGCTGCGCGAGGCACGTCCGCACTGCGGACTCGACGCCGCGGGCGACGACGCCGTCACCCGCCTGCACCGCGAGCACCGGGCGCTGACGGCGCTGGCCGGACTCGACTGCGTACCCCGGGTGTACGGGGTGCGGACCGTGTGGGAGCACCACTTCCTGATCGAGGAGCACATCGAGGGGAACACTCTGCTGGAGGAGATCGTCGCCCGCTTCGCCCTCGTACGCGGGGCCGACTCGGCGGACGAACTCGCCCCCTACGTCGCCTGGACCGAGTCGGTGACCGGTGAACTCTCCCGGGCACTGGAGGCGATCCACGCGCGCGGCCTGCGCTTCGGCGATCTGCACCCCTCCAACATCATCGTCCGGCCCGACGGGCGGATCGCCCTCGTCGACTTCGAGTACGCCACCGCGCTCGACGACAAGGACACCCCGCTGGCCGGCGCCCAGGGCCTCCAGGCACCGCAGGGCACCCCCGGGGCGGAGGCCGACGCCTACGCGCTCTGGGCGACCTGGCTCAACATGCTGATGCCGGTCATGGAGATGGCCGGGCTGGAGAGGGCGAAGGCCCTCACCCTGGAACGCTGGGCCCGACGGCGGTACTCGCTCCCGGCCGGAGCGGGCCCCCGCAGGCCTCGACTGCTCCACGTTCCGGACGCCTCGCGACGGCGCGAGGACGAGGTGGCCGCCCTGTTCGAGGGGCCGGAGGTGGACTGGGCCGGGATCCGCACCCGGCTGCTGGCCGGAATCCACGCCGGAGCCACACCCGGGCGGGCGGACCGCCTCTTCCCGGGCGGGCCCGACCTCTTCGCCACCGGCGGCACCGACCTCGTGAACGGTGCGGCGGGTGTCCTGTACGCCCTGCACAGGACCGGTGCCCCCGTCCCCGAGGAGTGGACCGACTGGCTCGCGGCGGCTGCGCTGCGCAGGGACCCCGCAGGGGCCGGCGGACTCTACGACGGGCTGCCCGGCGCCGCGTTGGTGCTCTTCCTCCTGGGCCGCGCCGAGCAGGGACGCGAGGTGTGGGAGCGTGCGACGTCCCTCGCACCGGCGACGGCCTCGGCGGATCTGTTCACCGGGCGGGCCGGAACCGCGCTCGCGGCCCTTCGCATGGCCCGCGTGGACGGTGCGGCCCCCGATCCCCGGCTGGTCGACGACGCCCTGCGCACCGCCCGGGACCTGGACCGGCTGGTGCAGGGCGAACAGGTGGACGGCCTGCGGCTGCCGGAGTCGGCCGGACTGCTGCGCGGGCTGAGCGGAGCCGCCCTGCTCCTCCTCGAACTGCACACCCTGACCGGCGAGGAGTGGCTGCGCCGGGCCGCCCGCACCGCCCTGGGACGCGAGGCCGGACACCTCGTCACCATGGACGACGGCTCGCTCCAGGTGAAGGACGGCCGACGCCATCTGCTCTATCTGGGACAGGGCAGTTCAGGTGTCGCGCTGGTCGCCCAGGCCTACACCGCCCGGTACGAGGACGAGGAACTGAGCGCCCTGATCCCGGGCGTGGCCCAGGGCTGCGCCATGGAGTTCGTCCGCGAGCCGGGGCTGTTCACCGGCCGCGCGGGCCTCGCGGCCACCGCCGGCCAGCTCGACCCGGTGACCCGGACGGGGCCGGGCGTCCTGGCCTCCGTACGCAACCTCGCCTGGCACCTCGTCGCCGACGAGGACCGGCTGCTCGTCCCGGGTGCGACGCTGCGGCGCTTCTCCGCCGACCTCGGCACGGGAGCGGCGGGTCTGCTGCTCGCCCTGCACTTCCTGTCCGGAGGCCGCGACGGGGGCGCCGAGGAAGACGGCCCGCGCGTCCAGCGGGCCGGGGTCAACCTCCCCGGCCTGCTCGAGCTGCTCACCCTCGGCTGA